The genomic interval AAGGATGATGTTGAAAATAGCATTCAAAATTTTTGGGAGGTAAGGCACAGCAGTGAAGGGCAGGCTTTATGCGAGCCAGGGATGGTGGCTGAGCTCCTCCAGAGATGGACGTAGAGCAGTGTCTTTGGTTAGACAGAGTTGCAGCATGTCCTGGCAAGTTGGAGACAAATCCTTACTGATAGTTATTTTGCCGTCGAGAAAACTTGACGTCTCAAAGCGATCGTTCCAGTGCAGTAGGTCATACAGGACCACCCCAATCTGCCACACTGTGGTGGGACTGGCCCTGTAGGTTTTGTTCTGATTCCACTCTGGCGGTATGTGGGCAGAGGTACCACAAAAGATTCTGTACAaggatgattttttaaaaaagcagctgaGCCCAAAGTCGATAACCCTAACACGTGGGAAGTCAGTGCTGGTTTCAATCAGGATGTTCTCTGCCTTGATGTCTCGGTGGAACACCTTCTTTGACTGAAGCTCCCTGGCTGCCTCTATTAGCTGCTTTAATATTaatctgctctcctcctcctgcatggACCCTTCTTTGACCTCCATGTACTCATATAGGTCAACTGCAGGGACTGGACGCTCCAGGACCAGGATGAGCTCCTGGTCCAGATCATAGTAGTCAAGGAGGGAAATGGCAGCAGATTTACCAGCTTCTTTTCCATGTGCCATCTTAAGCATTACAGCCACCTCCAGAGGAAGCATCTTCTTGCTCTTCCTGACACTTTCATAGATTACGTTTTCCCTGGGGATATGCTTAATTGCCACTGGGACATAATCCTCTCTTCTGAAGCCAGCATAAACACACCCTTGGCCTCCAGCTCCTAGTGGGTTCAGTTGCTGGTACTTAGCCTCAAACGCTTGTCTGCTGGTTTCCCCAGAAGTGGCTGCAgtggttttcttcttcttctcagagGACTCCAATGAGGATATGATGGCTTCCACACATCTCTCTTTGTGCTCACAGACTCTCAATCTCTTTCTGGGTCCATTGTTTTCTTCGAGGAGTTTCCTCTTCACCCTAGTGAAGTCCTCTAAGGGCACAGGATCAGAGCTCTTCAGCCTCTTTGAGATGCCTCCATCTTCTACCTCGGAGGCCTTTCTCTTTCTGGCCTGCTGGCCTCCACAGACAGACGTACAGACCTTCAATTTCCGTACAAAGCCAGAACCATTTTGGTAAGTGTGCACTGTTACCAGAGCAGCTGGAGGACGAAGATTTGTAAACATCTGGGATAGTGATTCAGAGATAAATGAACTCATTTTGAACTTGAAGTTGAATGGTGTTTGAACACAGTGTCCTGACATCAAAGACTAAACCAAACCAACACTTGTGAATTTTGTTAGTCTGAGACTTTAACTTCTAAGGTCTGAGAACGGAATCttcaaatgtgcttttattaaAAGGCCATAGAACACTTTGGTTTAAAAGTTCTAGAATtctgctgtgtgagtgtgagtgtgagtgtgtgtgtgtgtgtgtgtgtgtgtgtgtgtgtgtgtgtgtgtgtgtgtgtgtgtgtgtgtgtgtgtgtgtgtgtgtgtgtgtgtgtgtgtgtgtgtgtgtgtgtgtgtgtgtgtgtgtgtggttgtcctCATTTGGGCCGTATACATTGACTAGGTTTAAAGTAAGAGTGAGGATGTTACCATGAGCAATAACATATCTACCGGCTGGGTCTTGGATTAAATGTTTGCTAACTTACTTATATTCAGCTGCAGAATATTTCTGGCACCTGTATAATATTATAATCAAACAAGAACATATTCTCTTTTATATGCCTCACATCAATGTGGCTAAGCCAATCCCAAATTGATTCCATGCCaagtatattttatattttaattatatGTATGAAAGAGTATGAAGTGTTTACACTGGAAAAGTACATATTGAAAAGGGATTCAACCATATAATACGACTACTATTAAACCTAAATGTGACTgtaatgttgagtttttttgaaagtcaaaatgttacaaaaaatgtcctcctttttaaaaaaaagttaattctCTTTGGATTTTTTAAGGGGCTGTAGCTCACCTACCATCCCTCTCATTTTTGATCCATCTACCACGACATCTGCCTGCTTGtgcatgaacatttaaaaagtactaTAAAAAGCTActacttcttgtttttttaaatccttatgaaataaaatgaaacgtTGGATACCAAGGTGGATGCAGTGTTGGCACTGGACTAAGCTGCTAAAATTGCCAGAACCAGACTGTATTCGTTTATTCCCAAACAGAAATATGGCACTTTTTCTGCAATGTGAAAATGGATCTTTACAGGATCTGTCATTTTCTGCACTTCACTCCTTTTACAtattctttaaaatacaaatttatCATGAAATCATCTTACATCAGAGGGCCCCTCTACATTAAATAAACCTAGGGCCTttcaaaagctgcagaaaagGAAGTACCTGCCTTTTTAACCTCTTAAAATGATCCCAATGGCGCCGTTCCTTTTGGTCAAACTGAATTACCATTGAAATTAAGTGACACAGTAAAGAGAGTGTAGTTTGAAGTAAAATAAGAtatgtgttcatatttaatCAGATGGGATCCAAACTGCTACAGGCAAGCCTGCTTATATAAATCCCTTTGGAAGCGTCTTctgtgaaagaaaaatgttatGAAGTTATGGCAGAAAGCAAGAATGGTGAACCAAAAGACTGAATGAGGGTAACATAACTTTGTTTTGTCAGATTTACCTGCAGGCTATATGGAgaaaaaactacacacacacacacacacacacaaagagtaaTATTACATTTACTTGTGATGTCTTTAACCATAATATTACTTCAAATgcgtttttatatttttttgccaaGGGGGGTGGTCTACCCAGGCTTTCACCTCATGAATGCTTGTCAGCATGCACCAAAGTTCAAAGACTGTAGTATCAGCAAGAAGATTTACTTATCCAGGATTTTATTGTATTAAATATTATCTTAAATGTCTACATATTGTTTAAAATGGTACACTAAATTCAAACCATATTTATCATCCTATATGTAATGATCTGTAACTTTATCACCTGTGCTGAAATGTTAAGTAAGCAGTTGATAATGGGCTTACCTTAACCAGGGTcagagtaaaaaacacaattttttctCCAAGACAACTTATCTCTTTGCATTTCAGCCCATTtcttcatgcaaaaaaaagatcaacttaACATTTAGCTATTTCTATTCAGAAGAGATAAGGtaggaaacattttttacaaaagagaaaaaacacaaagtagaatCTCTTCTTTGTctaactctcacacacacacacactttacaacacacagacaaacacacacacacactttacaacagacacacacacactttacaacacacagacaaacacacacacacacactttacaatagacacacacacactttacaatagacacacacacactttacaacacacacacaaacacacacacacactttacaacacacacacacacgcacacacacattttatttatttatttattttaatgatcaatagtaAAGTTATAGTTTTTAGAATTACATCCCTAACCCTAACAATCTGCCTGATGTGCTAAATCCATTGGTTCCCCAACATCCACCTAATCTACCCGCTCTTCCTGCTCATCCTTGATGCTCGTAGGCAGCCTCTAACGCACTGATTCAAAAATCCTTTTTCGTACTGTGTTTTCCCCTGCTGCTTTCCTGACTCTGTCTAACGGGCCTGTGTTATTTTCATCTATCAACATATTCACAAAGTGTTTCGTTATAATTGTGAAACTCAATCCTGAAGTGTGCAAACCGTACACATGGCCATAAGCATCAAACACCGGGGAGCCAGACGCTCCGTCAAACCTGAACGTGTCGTAGGTCATCCCTTTCTCTGCTTTCGCTCCACTCTTCATGATCATTTCAAGCTTTTCCCATATGCTTAGTAATTGATTCAGCAGTGAAGAAATGGGTAGTCTTTGGAGTATGGGACTAAATGCTCATCCCTTGCCTGTCCCCTCTTCTCTATCTCAATGATAGATGTCAGATCTATTTGTTTCATATCATCTCCTGGGTgaccaataataataataataatacaggcTGCACCATCTACAGGTATCTTCCCAATGTTCCCCAGGAGTCCTGCTGGTAAAGTAATGGGCTCGCTttgctctgtgtttgctgtgggGTCAAATTTGAGACCCTTGGGTTGGACCTGAAGAACGGCATAATCCAGTTCATCTTCAATGAAGAAGATGCGAGACTGCTCTACCTTGAAGTCGTTGAATTTTGTGTGTGGCAGAGGATCTTCATAGTTAAAGATAGcatacacatttacaccccCCTTCAGTGTGTTTCCTTCAACACACTTTTCAAACAGGTGCGCGTTAGTTATGATGAAGTTGTCGAATAACACAAAGCCTGTGCCAGAGCATATATTCTAAATTACAACTTTGCAGACTGACTCGCCCATTTCTATTAGTTTCTTGACTATATGCATTTTACTGTAGTTTTTCCAAAGTTTTCCTCCCTCAATTTCAGTTCATTCTGATAAGAATCTCTGTTCAACTGTTTCAGGTCCGAATACTGCTGACGCAGCATTTGCTAAAACTCCTTAGGGTCAACACCACTGCCACTCTCTTTGATTACTCTTGTGACACTGACTCCTCTCTGATGTACTACATCTCTCTCTGCCCCTGTGCCAGGGGTCTGTTCTGGACTGTTTCATGGACCTGGGGTTCTGTCTGTCACTCCACTCTGCTGTAATacatctctctctgctcctgtgCCAGACCTACGTTGGGTAATATCTGAGGCACCTTTGGTTTTTCCTCCCTTCTGCTCCCTTTTCCCTTGGAAGCGCTAtcttgaattttttttcctgtaaggAATCAATGCTATCATTCCTTTGAATGACTATGTTTGGATCATCATTGTCGGTCAGTTTGAAGCCTACGATGTCAGCAAAGCGACTGTCTCTTTTCAGAGCTTCTTCCTCAGTTATCCCCTTCTTCCCatagacacagagaaacataaaCTGCTTGacatggacttgagcttgtacattAGTGCTGATAaacagtttctttgttttggtgtttttttcctcctgtagTATCATTGTAGAAGACAACATAGTCGTCCATTGAAAGTATTGGTCTgacctctctttcctctccaaccttgtctgtttttttttagatatgatTAGAACCTCGCCTTCTTTGATACAAGAACAGGGGAAATGTGTGGCCATTATAAATTCTTTATCACTTGTTCCCTTCTGAATCACAATGTTTCTATCTGACCACCCCAGTTTTCTGTAAATATCACATGATTTCATGGCCTCCAGCACTGTTTGAGACTGTGTTAATTTCATATATTTCTTCAACTCTGTAGTTGAATTGAATGCTGAATCTATGATCATGTTGAGCCTGTAAGAAAACAGTGAGAACGATGtcagttaaattaaaaatatatatatatattttaatgcacctaaaaagcaaaacaaaataaacaaacatgacagatcaatgaaaaaacagacagtacataatgattagttaattaacaaaatatacattttgaaagaaatgtgctggagaaGCCAAACCAAGAGGGGCTTGTCAAGTGGCCCTCCTAAAGAGTTCACAACTGAGAGTTCTTTAATAAGaacggcagtagctcagtgttACGCCGCTACACAAACCCACCGCTAACTGCTATCCTTGCGCCTGACTCTAAGGCCAGTGAGCCTGTAACTTAATGCCTCTCCTTACATCTATATTCTAAAGGcaattttttaaattccagggtAGAGCAGTACAATTGAAAATGTGGGGGTTAGTTACCCTAAAGTTAGCATGCAGGAGTTTTGTCCGAGTGATTCTTTTTGGAAGTTTTTGCACAAAGCTTGTGTATTTACTTGTGTTTTATGATTATCAGCAAGGTAATCTGCAGAAGGACATGTCCGTAAGTAACGGAACTTTTGCTTGAAATTTATAGGTGCTTTAGGACTTAATTAGCTGCTCGTTGAACAagtgagcagagaggaaaacgCGACGGACGGTGTGCTGCAGCAAGCTAACTCAGCTCGACGTTGTAGCTTCGTCTGGACggtttttacactttgttttcGACCTGAAAACGCGAGACAACAACCAGATAGCGCGCTAAGCCACCTGGGGATGCTCAGAGTTCCTCTAGCTACGCTGGACAATCACTGGACTCCATGACTCTGCCCGTATGCTGCCAACCTGCTCCTAGATAGATTGAAGGACTGGCAACTTTCTCTGTGGATCTTACATCTTGGAAAAGGTACtgattgtattattttattttgctcaGTTTGAGTGAAGCGACCACTAAGTTTTTGGTCTCACTGCACACAAGCAGCGAAACAGACCTGCACCGAGGTTTTTATTAAGATAGTGATGTGGATTCCTCAGTTGTTGGATGTGAGTCTGATTTATGGACAGACCCCACATAAGAACATCTGCTTGTCGTTATGGGTCATGTAACACCTCCATATTTGACAATTCTCTTACACAACACCATAAGGTAAACATTCACCTTGAGGGGACTCCTATATCACCTCAGTTACAAATTATTTCTAGATGTGTGCGTTATACAACCTAAAGAAGCAGTATATTATCTCTGCCCTAGATATTTCAGACACTTCAATGGCACTTGCTTAGTGagtgttaagtgtgtgtttgattattaatttaaatgtaaaaatataagagaactgttgtttttgtttataatcTGAAACTAAAGAAAACAGGTATTGAACTGTTTAAAGGTGATACTGGTATTTACAATGAGACATTTATTGATAACAAAAGGTGAATTTTAAGttgatctttattttattttgatctaACAATTTAAGTAAGAAATTACTTATTCAACTTTCAGTCGGTTTCTGtgtgtaattattattttacaggTTATTTACAAGGTTTAAAGGGTCAGTACACACATGAATATTTACGTTGACGTTTGAAAACAGAGTTTAAAGTGTATTTCATAACCCAAGATTAATAAGAATATTGAGTTAATCTGAGTtactcaaataaacaaataaacataaagAACTCAGGGCCCCTTTCTACATATTTAGTTGGTAGACGGGCTACATAAACAATCAACAATGATAATAAACCATCATAGATCATTGTGATATGAAAATATATTATACTTTATGTGACGCATTCtatatttaataataaacattatgattagaACATATCCTGAACTTATGAATTTAAGGCTTGTGTCCACAAAATTGTAGCTGCTAGAGGGCAGTAGTGCTCCACTTAAGAATATTCAGTGAACCTTCATTGAGACggcttttactttattttttgtggTATGAAAACGGGAATCACATGATTCACACATAGCTTTTAATCTCACAAACATATATAAAGCAGAAATTAAATGGACCTTCATTTGGGTTCgaaattaacacattttggtTTGGAACAATGTGAGGTCTgtccgcttttttttttctggctcctCTGACGATCCCCAGACATCAGCATGTGGACTCTCCCTGGATCCCAAGGTATCTGTTGGGGTTTTTAATTGCCACTTGGCGACAGAATGTCTGGGCAATCAGTTGTAATTCACAGTTTAAGGTAAACAGATAAGAGGTGTCCTGGTTTAGCTAATagtttgtaaatattaacaCTTAATCCCTGTGCTATATTGATCAGCCctattttgtgtatttacagGTTTTACAAGTCAGTGTGATTTCAGTTGAACCTCAAAAAATGCTCATCCTGGGGCGctagtggcgcagtggttagtgcgcgcgccccatgtatgtaggctttgctcctccaagcgggtggcccaggtttgaatcccacctgtggctcctttcccacgtcattccctactctctctccctgaattctgaatctatcaactgtcctatctctcaattaaaggcacaaaaagcccaaaaataaatcttgtgtgaAATGATATTGATGAGTTTGACTACACAACCTGAGTTGTGTAAAAATGCATAATAATTTATAAGAAAATGTGTAAGATATGTCAATTTGTGagatttctttttgtgttgtttacagGACAAAATCCATACAGAAGAAAGTTGTCCCCAAACACCTGAGGAGATGGACATCTAAAGCAAAGGCATTCTGACAGATCTGTAGTGGCAAAGTCCCTTCCACACAGAAAATCATTTTGTCCTCTGGCAAAGGAGGCTGGTTTCCTTCTCTTTATGGcatgttaaaggtcccatattatgctttttctggttttatatgctctttagtgtgttttgcaagtgtcctgtgcatgtttaggcacatctatttgcaaaaattcaaagtccgcggaaacgcggcttctcctgcgtcctcctgttagctgtagcattagctgcatgtaacgctcggttctagcccccctcgataaaaatttgtcagtccgacatcattgtcagtgtgagatcactgatctaagcccattggtcCACCGCCCTTGCATGGACACCCTGTGGACGGTTGGTTTCtacaagaaacatttttttgatgCGTAATAATGACTGTAATACTCATGAACTTAAGAATGATGTAATTCTGAAATTCCGAATTTACTTCTGTGTAGAGGTTATGATAACACGTTACTCCACTTGAAATTATGATCCATGAAATAAAGACAATTTCATTAAATCTTAAGTGTTTAAATCTATTCCAAACAGCAGCTGGTTTTGTTGAGCACGGACTCAACTTTTTTATATTGACAGCGGTTAGCCATGtgaactgtttgtgttcatgtgcagACTGAAAGTACGGTACTTCAGACAGCGTTGGCTAACGGCACAGCAAACAAGGTTCTGTTCATAAAATATGATATTGGTACGATTTGTTATCTTTTTCCTTGTGTCTTCGTAATCAGCTTTGATATCAGCAGGGTCCAGAACATGCTAGTTAagattaaacatatttttaaatcgaGTGAAACGTGAATGGCAGAATAACGCGATCTCCCTCCAGAACTCGACCATAAAGTCctcaaaaaagcaaaaaatgcaaaactagGACGAAAATGGGGAAAGAGACCCTACTTGAATTAAGTAAGGGATGAATTTACGTGCCGGTTCGGTGACAGAGTCGgcaaaaacatctaaaaaagaCTACCACAAGTAGGCCTAAAGAGGAAAACAGACATGGAGGAATCCCACATCAAAGAAATgctgagagaaataaaaatatggaCATCATAAAAGAACTTCAAGGAGAAGTAAAATAATTTAGGAGTGAAACTGCACATATAGTTACAATAATATGTCTTGGTCTTTTATTTTCCGGAAGTCATTCACATACAGGAGAATTCAGAGAGTTCCTCTTAACATCCTTTGAACTCCTAAAAATATCTGGGACGACCAGAAGTCGCCAACTGGTCATCATCCCGTGTCCGAATGAAGGCTATCATGTGCGACACCTTGAAGAGCCACTAACTATGATTGGTCATGCGACTATTTTTATTCAGCCATTACAAAGGAACCTGGATCTGGAGCCTGTATGTTTTCCAGTGTATAACAGCTCTTGCAGACTATGAATGCCACTGGtacattttttgtgtgaaatttTATTTACTTAGTTTCCGTTTTCAAGTGTCAAGGCTCATAGTGAGGAATGCATGAGGTATTGGTTTAATGGACGTTGAATATATAGTCTTGTATCAAGAACAGTGATGAAATGTGAGTGCATCACAAGCCAGCAGTTGTTGAGCATcttgatctgtgtgtgtgtatagggtC from Labrus mixtus chromosome 3, fLabMix1.1, whole genome shotgun sequence carries:
- the LOC132971977 gene encoding serine/threonine-protein kinase pim-2-like; this translates as MSGHCVQTPFNFKFKMSSFISESLSQMFTNLRPPAALVTVHTYQNGSGFVRKLKVCTSVCGGQQARKRKASEVEDGGISKRLKSSDPVPLEDFTRVKRKLLEENNGPRKRLRVCEHKERCVEAIISSLESSEKKKKTTAATSGETSRQAFEAKYQQLNPLGAGGQGCVYAGFRREDYVPVAIKHIPRENVIYESVRKSKKMLPLEVAVMLKMAHGKEAGKSAAISLLDYYDLDQELILVLERPVPAVDLYEYMEVKEGSMQEEESRLILKQLIEAARELQSKKVFHRDIKAENILIETSTDFPRVRVIDFGLSCFFKKSSLYRIFCGTSAHIPPEWNQNKTYRASPTTVWQIGVVLYDLLHWNDRFETSSFLDGKITISKDLSPTCQDMLQLCLTKDTALRPSLEELSHHPWLA